The Chloroflexota bacterium genome includes a window with the following:
- a CDS encoding type II toxin-antitoxin system RelE/ParE family toxin, which yields MRSMDWQIVFYIDEKGNEPVKDFILEQSDGAIAEILHVFKLLRQFNVTLGMPYVRKIGRSGIRELRIKHGSDIYRIFFFAHPGRKFILLHGVVKKEDKISEADKNLAIQRMNNYKLQS from the coding sequence ATGCGCAGTATGGATTGGCAGATTGTTTTCTATATTGATGAGAAAGGCAATGAACCTGTAAAAGATTTCATTTTAGAGCAATCTGACGGTGCAATAGCAGAAATTTTGCACGTATTCAAATTATTGAGGCAATTTAACGTCACGCTTGGCATGCCTTATGTAAGAAAGATAGGTAGGTCTGGTATCAGGGAACTTAGAATTAAACACGGTTCGGACATATATCGTATTTTCTTCTTTGCCCATCCAGGACGCAAGTTCATACTGCTACACGGTGTTGTAAAAAAAGAAGACAAAATATCAGAAGCCGACAAAAATTTAGCTATTCAGAGAATGAATAACTACAAATTGCAGTCTTGA
- a CDS encoding helix-turn-helix transcriptional regulator, producing MANKKATRYEEFEAELLKKPGIRQEYEALQPKYDMIRSLIERRNQLQISQKQLAEIVGTKQPAISRLEKGDYNTTLSTLFKVADALDLDISLRARTKTEPACDKVPA from the coding sequence ATGGCAAACAAAAAAGCTACAAGATATGAAGAATTCGAGGCGGAGTTACTTAAAAAGCCAGGAATTCGCCAAGAATACGAAGCTTTGCAGCCTAAATATGACATGATACGGAGCTTGATAGAACGCAGAAACCAACTGCAAATTAGCCAAAAACAACTTGCTGAGATTGTTGGGACAAAACAACCTGCCATATCCAGATTGGAAAAGGGTGATTACAATACTACACTCAGCACACTTTTCAAAGTAGCTGACGCTCTTGACTTAGATATTTCTCTCCGGGCCCGAACAAAAACCGAGCCGGCTTGTGATAAAGTCCCTGCCTAA
- a CDS encoding DUF262 domain-containing protein produces MREVEVQDLVREVAAGDYNIPEFQRQFEWKYEQVAMLCDSLLKDLPIGILSAWKTSQYNEPKGITPTGSKPQWMVDGQQRITSLCILAGKKPYWMNNREWGEIFHARRIYLNIQENGEALIGRLVKKARVRIPLDELLYKSASETHDYVEERCQEFNIRQSKPACDLAVDALPLMKRSIPVAEIGDDKKVEDVAELYRRINQKGTKIKEPQIMLSYVAQYNRTWVRDKFYAFLDALKEDWELDPAQVLQVATILAEGKARVGQATIPEMWKEKVVQIWPAMKDAIQDCILRLWEEGITDVDMIPSTYTMIMLLSIHSKFMRTSNYDFKRVLRWFILANLAARYSDAPLEQLTYDGRNVYEASSLNEVLQNLLIDIDWTEEELRKKLDDPFRDNSPQALLLHILLWSSGARDWLQNISLPALTQTSGTLESQWHHILPKDWGKRHGFEDCEKTGNLTRLCGETNVRKLKKMPPWEYVPQFNITEDALSDHLIPKIYSEKFIRGQPLSHDEFKQFVRERQEIITKQGASYLDLKSLKNQG; encoded by the coding sequence ATGAGAGAGGTTGAAGTACAAGATTTAGTACGCGAAGTGGCAGCTGGGGACTACAATATACCAGAGTTTCAGCGGCAGTTTGAGTGGAAATACGAACAAGTAGCTATGCTTTGTGACTCCCTGTTGAAGGATTTGCCAATCGGAATCCTTTCAGCCTGGAAGACGAGCCAGTATAACGAACCCAAGGGTATTACTCCTACAGGCAGTAAACCTCAGTGGATGGTAGACGGTCAGCAACGAATAACAAGTCTCTGTATCTTAGCAGGAAAGAAACCATATTGGATGAACAACCGTGAATGGGGTGAGATATTTCACGCAAGACGTATATATCTTAATATTCAAGAAAATGGTGAGGCCTTGATTGGTCGCCTTGTTAAGAAGGCAAGGGTGCGGATACCGTTGGATGAACTACTATATAAGAGTGCAAGTGAAACTCACGACTATGTCGAGGAAAGGTGCCAAGAGTTTAACATCAGACAAAGTAAGCCTGCGTGTGACCTCGCAGTTGATGCCTTACCATTAATGAAACGAAGCATTCCAGTTGCAGAAATAGGGGACGACAAAAAAGTAGAAGATGTTGCGGAACTCTATAGGCGCATTAACCAAAAAGGCACGAAAATAAAAGAACCTCAAATTATGCTTTCCTATGTTGCACAATATAATCGTACGTGGGTACGTGATAAATTCTACGCCTTTCTAGACGCGTTGAAAGAAGATTGGGAATTGGATCCGGCTCAAGTGCTGCAAGTGGCGACAATCCTTGCCGAGGGTAAGGCTAGAGTAGGACAGGCTACCATACCCGAAATGTGGAAGGAAAAGGTTGTACAAATTTGGCCAGCAATGAAGGACGCCATCCAAGATTGCATACTACGTCTTTGGGAAGAAGGTATTACTGACGTAGATATGATTCCATCTACCTACACAATGATAATGCTACTTTCTATACATTCTAAATTCATGCGTACTTCTAACTATGACTTCAAGCGTGTGTTAAGATGGTTCATTCTTGCAAATCTAGCCGCCCGTTATAGCGATGCACCACTTGAACAGCTTACGTATGACGGTCGCAATGTCTACGAAGCTTCCAGCCTTAACGAAGTCCTCCAAAACCTACTGATAGACATTGATTGGACCGAAGAAGAACTTCGGAAAAAGCTTGATGATCCTTTTAGGGACAATTCACCGCAAGCACTGTTACTACATATTCTTCTTTGGTCGTCCGGGGCAAGAGATTGGCTACAGAATATTAGTCTTCCTGCACTGACACAAACATCAGGCACTCTTGAATCCCAGTGGCACCATATTCTTCCTAAAGATTGGGGCAAGAGGCATGGATTTGAGGACTGTGAAAAGACAGGCAACCTGACTCGCCTATGTGGCGAGACAAATGTTCGAAAACTCAAGAAAATGCCACCTTGGGAATACGTGCCACAGTTTAATATTACTGAGGATGCACTGAGCGATCACCTGATTCCTAAAATATATTCAGAAAAATTCATCAGAGGTCAGCCGCTTAGCCATGATGAGTTCAAGCAATTTGTAAGGGAACGTCAAGAGATAATAACTAAACAAGGAGCTTCTTATCTAGACCTAAAGTCGCTTAAAAATCAAGGGTGA